One Dysidea avara chromosome 7, odDysAvar1.4, whole genome shotgun sequence genomic region harbors:
- the LOC136260499 gene encoding very long chain fatty acid elongase 6-like: protein MDTILEPFRIMKQMELRFNEHQTVPYMKWFFPSCFVFSTIYLVIIFGGTYLMRYKEPYQLRRALCMWSTGLSAFSFIALIKTLPWAYERWQMGGVEFLSCDLTFLTGSCGVGLWSFMFMFSKLPELGDTIFIVLRKGHISFLHWYHHISVMCYTWWSYAYPIAPGIMFGMINYMVHAIMYAYYAVKASGRNPPRWVARCITILQLSQMFLGIYWNYIAIRALWEGRMCAMNHFNMQLCIVMYVSYAILFANFYYWTYIKKKPKGGPKAPAEKKEDAPVTSVKEMLNGSLPQNGFIHHRTVNH from the coding sequence ATGGATACTATATTGGAACCGTTCAGGATCATGAAGCAGATGGAATTACGTTTTAATGAGCATCAGACCGTTCCTTACATGAAATGGTTCTTTCCCAGCTGCTTCGTATTCAGTACCATCTACCTGGTGATCATATTTGGTGGTACGTACTTGATGCGCTACAAGGAACCATACCAGCTACGCAGAGCGTTGTGTATGTGGAGTACCGGCTTATCAGCCTTCAGTTTCATAGCATTGATCAAGACATTACCTTGGGCATATGAGAGGTGGCAGATGGGTGGTGTAGAATTCTTAAGCTGTGACCTTACTTTCCTGACTGGATCCTGTGGTGTTGGCCTGTGGTCTTTCATGTTTATGTTCTCCAAATTGCCTGAACTTGGGGACACCATCTTCATTGTGCTACGAAAAGGTCACATCTCATTTTTACATTGGTACCATCATATATCAGTGATGTGTTACACATGGTGGTCGTATGCCTATCCCATAGCTCCAGGAATAATGTTCGGGATGATTAACTACATGGTACATGCTATCATGTATGCTTACTATGCTGTTAAGGCCAGTGGAAGGAACCCACCAAGGTGGGTTGCACGTTGCATCACCATCCTACAGTTGTCGCAGATGTTCCTCGGAATTTATTGGAACTATATTGCTATTAGGGCACTGTGGGAAGGCAGAATGTGCGCCATGAATCATTTTAACATGCAACTTTGCATTGTGATGTATGTTTCCTATGCTATTTTGTTTGCCAACTTTTACTACTGGACCTACATTAAGAAGAAGCCTAAGGGAGGACCTAAAGCCCCAGCAGAGAAGAAGGAAGATGCACCAGTTACAAGTGTTAAGGAGATGTTAAATGGTTCACTTCCACAAAATGGCTTCATCCACCACAGGACTGTAAATCATTAa
- the LOC136260498 gene encoding mitochondrial uncoupling protein 4-like, giving the protein MGKVGKDGKPAPPFGLKYLVTIASSTVAESVTFPLDITKTRLQLQGQLGNKKAPYRGMFRTALGIIQEEGLFKLWKGLPPAVIRHMVYSGCRMTFYEYIRENIFKRNKQGKYPLWKAIPTGMISGAAAQFLASPTDLVKVQMQMEGRRQLEGKKPRYRGTFDAFRSILRESGIRGLWKGWAPNCQRAAIVCLGDLTTYDTAKQFILRNTGLDDNAFVHAMSSGCSGLVSATLGTPADVVKTRMMNQKYVNGRGVVFRSSFDCLSQTIKAEGVPALWKGFLPTWSRMAPWSLTFWLVYEEVRVLAGLGNF; this is encoded by the exons ATGGGTAAAGTTGGAAAAGACGGAAAGCCAGCCCCGCCGTTCGGATTGAAGTATTTAGTAACCATAGCGTCTTCAACAGTAGCGGAGAGCG TGACATTTCCACTGGATATCACCAAGACCAGATTACAGCTACAAGGACAGCTGGGAAACAAGAAGGCACCTTATCGTGGAATGTTCCGTACTGCACTAGGGATAA TTCAGGAGGAGGGGCTGTTCAAGTTATGGAAGGGACTTCCCCCAGCAGTGATCAGACACATGG TGTATTCTGGGTGTCGTATGACGTTCTATGAGTACATCAGAGAAAACATATTCAAAAGAAATAAACAAGGAAAATATCCATTAtg GAAGGCTATTCCAACTGGGATGATATCTGGAGCAGCTGCTCAATTCCTGGCCAGTCCTACTGACCTGGTTAAGGTTCAGATGCAGATGGAGGGAAGAAGACAATTAGAGGGCAAAAAGCCAAG ATATAGAGGAACATTTGATGCATTCCGGTCCATATTAAGAGAGAGTGGAATCAGAGGATTGTGGAAGGGATGGGCACCAAACTGTCAGAGGGCAGCCATCGTTTGTCtaggag ACTTAACTACTTATGACACAGCCAAACAGTTCATATTGAGAAACACAGGATTAGATGATAATGCTTTTGTGCATGCCATGTCAAG TGGTTGTTCAGGGTTGGTATCAGCCACACTGGGTACTCCTGCTGATGTGGTAAAGACAAGAATGATGAATCAGAAATATGTTAATGgaag AGGAGTTGTGTTTCGATCATCATTTGATTGTCTATCACAAaca ATAAAAGCTGAAGGTGTTCCTGCCCTATGGAAAGGATTCTTACCAACATGGTCCAGAATG GCTCCATGGTCACTGACATTCTGGTTAGTGTATGAAGAGGTACGAGTACTAGCTGGACTGGGAAATTTTTAG
- the LOC136262137 gene encoding uncharacterized protein, translating to MSLLKVHKCKVYPVYGHTIKELTIRERVEDSSFHEALTFLLNEWTALGLAPQTLNIVSDDRDAKSFYRGWRKLILSFKISRSQSVNHIGHLNAYKCFNIVLGLVPVPPLFHIQIESLPSLNVSFVNVKNCGLAGLDQGCLLLNQRTTGDGYVLHKASAVPRYRICSIPLKINNMNFLTHFSANNYGLFHSSHLEQLAITCPNLQVLNLRKNVNCLKCLRGLQAISTHCRKLKGLNIFGISVKEVESCVRLWEIIVDLQLTYLAIELCCLLFCGVDNQIIVSLHQKCLKMKSLEFSSSCTKCDENKQPLVLSNFPLLIHCRTDNIDSVHIFEKLKYWYCVNDRIAWSIGNCNLEQLCMIVPKVAFPDSFMSTLSAHGGLIHVIMSVDFITQTGIATFIENSPSLITFHVYIRSDFWCISSNFRSRLKEKYSNRKLFLCGSYHLEKGTIGSSELHIQMVQRNVDFISLWSCD from the exons ATGAGCCTACTAAAAGTCCACAAGTGTAAAGTG tatCCTGTCTATGGTCATACTATCAAAGAACTTACAATCAGAGAACGAGTGGAGGATTCATCATTTCATGAAGCATTAACTTTTTTGCTTAATGAGTGGACAGCATTAGGGCTAGCACCACAAACATTAAACATTGTTAGTGATGATCGTGATGCTAAAAGTTTCTATAGAGGGTGGAGGAAGTTGATTTTGTCTTTCAAGATCTCCAGATCACAATCAGTTAATCACATTGGCCACCTTAATGCGTACAAATGTTTTAACATTGTCCTTGGTTTGGTTCCTGTACCTCCACTATTTCATATTCAGATTGAAAGTCTACCATCCTTGAATGTTTCATTTGTCAATGTAAAGAATTGTGGATTGGCAGGATTGGACCAAGGCTGTTTATTGCTAAATCAACGTACTACTGGTGATGGTTATGTACTACATAAGGCTTCTGCTGTACCTAGATATCGGATATGTAGTATTCCTTTGAAAATTAACAATATGAATTTTTTGACACATTTCAGTGCTAACAATTATGGTTTGTTTCATTCCAGTCACCTAGAACAACTAGCTATTACTTGTCCCAACTTACAGGTTCTAAACTTAAGGAAAAATGTCAACTGTTTGAAATGCTTGCGAGGTTTACAAGCAATTTCTACTCATTGTCGTAAGCTAAAAGGTCTAAACATTTTTGGGATTTCAGTTAAAGAAGTGGAGAGTTGTGTGCGATTGTGGGAAATTATAGTAGATTTACAGTTAACTTATCTAGCAATTGAATTATGTTGTTTGCTGTTTTGTGGAGTAGACAATCAGATTATTGTCAGTCTGCACCAGAAATGTTTAAAGATGAAGTCATTGGAATTTTCCTCCTCCTGTACTAAGTGTGACGAAAATAAACAACCGTTGGTGCTATCCAATTTTCCATTACTCATCCATTGTCGTACAGATAACATTGACAGTGTCCATATTTTTGAGAAACTTAAGTATTGGTATTGTGTCAATGACAGGATTGCTTGGTCAATAGGAAATTGTAACTTGGAGCAGTTGTGCATGATTGTACCTAAAGTAGCTTTTCCTGACAGTTTTATGAGCACTCTATCTGCTCATGGTGGACTGATCCATGTAATTATGTCTGTAGACTTTATCACCCAAACTGGCATTGCTACTTTTATAGAAAATTCTCCAAGCCTTATAACTTTCCATGTTTATATACGAAGTGATTTTTGGTGTATTTCAAGCAATTTCAGATCGAGATTAAAGGAGAAGTATTCTAATAGGAAACTATTTTTGTGTGGCAGTTACCATTTGGAAAAAGGCACGATTGGCTCTTCTGAACTTCATATTCAAATGGTACAGCGTAACGTGGACTTTATTTCTTTGTGGTCTTGTGACTGA